The Plectropomus leopardus isolate mb chromosome 2, YSFRI_Pleo_2.0, whole genome shotgun sequence genome has a window encoding:
- the LOC121949413 gene encoding RNA-binding protein Musashi homolog 1-like isoform X2 gives MDTEGSQSSLSSGTDNSPHDPCKMFIGGLSWQTTQEGLKEYFCKFGEVKECMVMRDPVTKRSRGFGFVTYAEQAGVEKVLAQNRHELDSKTIDPKVAFPRRAQPKLVTRTKKIFVGGLSVNTTIEDVKHYFDQFGKVDDAMLMFDKTTNRHRGFGFVTFENEDVVEKVCEIHFHEINNKMVECKKAQPKEVMTPTGSARGRSRVMPYGMDAFMLGIGMLGYPGFQTTTYTSRSYSGIAPGYTYQFPEFHLERTPLLTSSHPPELAAIPLTAYGPMAAAAAAAVVRGSTPSRTAGFLGTSSPGPMADLYAAANQDSGVSSYISAASPAPSTGFGHGLGGPLIATAFTNGYH, from the exons ATGGATACGGAAGGGAGCCAGAGCAGCCTGTCCTCCGGCACGGACAACTCCCCCCACGACCCATG CAAAATGTTCATCGGGGGTCTGAGTTGGCAGACAACACAAG AGGGCTTGAAGGAGTACTTTTGTAAATTTGGCGAGGTGAAGGAGTGTATGGTGATGCGGGATCCCGTTACCAAGCGGTCGAG GGGGTTTGGGTTTGTTACATACGCAGAACAAGCCGGTGTGGAGAAGGTTTTGGCGCAAAACAGACACGAGCTGGATTCCAAAACG ATCGACCCGAAGGTGGCGTTTCCCCGCCGGGCTCAGCCTAAG CTGGTGACCAGGACAAAGAAGATCTTTGTCGGAGGACTGTCAGTCAATACCACCATCGAAGATGTGAAGCATTACTTTGACCAGTTCGGAAAG GTCGATGATGCCATGCTTATGTTCGACAAAACAACCAACAGACACAGAG GCTTCGGCTTTGTCACCTTTGAGAATGAAGACGTGGTGGAGAAAGTGTGCGAGATCCACTTTCATGAGATCAACAACAAAATG GTGGAGTGTAAGAAAGCCCAGCCAAAGGAGGTGATGACGCCGACAGGCTCAGCCAGAGGCCGCTCCAGAGTGATGCCCTATGGGATGGACGCCTTCATGCTGGGCATCGGCATGCTGG GCTACCCGGGTTTCCAGACTACTACCTACACCAGCCGCAGTTACTCTGGAATTGCTCCTGGTTACACTTATCAATTTCCAG AATTCCATTTAGAGAGGACCCCCCTCCTGACATCATCCCACCCCCCTGAGCTGGCAG CCATTCCCTTGACTGCATATGGACCAATGGCAGCAGCCGCAGCTGCAGCAGTAGTTagag gCTCCACCCCTTCACGCACAGCTGGTTTCCTGGGCACCAGCAGCCCTGGACCAATGGCTGACCTGTACGCTGCAGCCAACCAGGACTCAGGAGTCAGCAGCTACATCAGTGCCGCTAGTCCCGCCCCCAGCACAGGGTTTGGTCACGGTCTAGGG GGTCCTCTGATTGCTACTGCGTTCACTAATGGCTACCACTGA
- the LOC121949413 gene encoding RNA-binding protein Musashi homolog 1-like isoform X1 — protein MDTEGSQSSLSSGTDNSPHDPCKMFIGGLSWQTTQEGLKEYFCKFGEVKECMVMRDPVTKRSRGFGFVTYAEQAGVEKVLAQNRHELDSKTIDPKVAFPRRAQPKLVTRTKKIFVGGLSVNTTIEDVKHYFDQFGKVDDAMLMFDKTTNRHRGFGFVTFENEDVVEKVCEIHFHEINNKMVECKKAQPKEVMTPTGSARGRSRVMPYGMDAFMLGIGMLGYPGFQTTTYTSRSYSGIAPGYTYQFPEFHLERTPLLTSSHPPELAAIPLTAYGPMAAAAAAAVVRGSTPSRTAGFLGTSSPGPMADLYAAANQDSGVSSYISAASPAPSTGFGHGLGKVYPLLSVHPQGPLIATAFTNGYH, from the exons ATGGATACGGAAGGGAGCCAGAGCAGCCTGTCCTCCGGCACGGACAACTCCCCCCACGACCCATG CAAAATGTTCATCGGGGGTCTGAGTTGGCAGACAACACAAG AGGGCTTGAAGGAGTACTTTTGTAAATTTGGCGAGGTGAAGGAGTGTATGGTGATGCGGGATCCCGTTACCAAGCGGTCGAG GGGGTTTGGGTTTGTTACATACGCAGAACAAGCCGGTGTGGAGAAGGTTTTGGCGCAAAACAGACACGAGCTGGATTCCAAAACG ATCGACCCGAAGGTGGCGTTTCCCCGCCGGGCTCAGCCTAAG CTGGTGACCAGGACAAAGAAGATCTTTGTCGGAGGACTGTCAGTCAATACCACCATCGAAGATGTGAAGCATTACTTTGACCAGTTCGGAAAG GTCGATGATGCCATGCTTATGTTCGACAAAACAACCAACAGACACAGAG GCTTCGGCTTTGTCACCTTTGAGAATGAAGACGTGGTGGAGAAAGTGTGCGAGATCCACTTTCATGAGATCAACAACAAAATG GTGGAGTGTAAGAAAGCCCAGCCAAAGGAGGTGATGACGCCGACAGGCTCAGCCAGAGGCCGCTCCAGAGTGATGCCCTATGGGATGGACGCCTTCATGCTGGGCATCGGCATGCTGG GCTACCCGGGTTTCCAGACTACTACCTACACCAGCCGCAGTTACTCTGGAATTGCTCCTGGTTACACTTATCAATTTCCAG AATTCCATTTAGAGAGGACCCCCCTCCTGACATCATCCCACCCCCCTGAGCTGGCAG CCATTCCCTTGACTGCATATGGACCAATGGCAGCAGCCGCAGCTGCAGCAGTAGTTagag gCTCCACCCCTTCACGCACAGCTGGTTTCCTGGGCACCAGCAGCCCTGGACCAATGGCTGACCTGTACGCTGCAGCCAACCAGGACTCAGGAGTCAGCAGCTACATCAGTGCCGCTAGTCCCGCCCCCAGCACAGGGTTTGGTCACGGTCTAGGG AAAGTGTATCCGCTCTTGTCCGTGCATCCCCAGGGTCCTCTGATTGCTACTGCGTTCACTAATGGCTACCACTGA